In the Meiothermus cerbereus DSM 11376 genome, ACCGAGCGGAGCGAGCTACTGCCCCTGCTGGCCGAGCTGGTGCTCTTCAAGCTGCGGGCTTTTGCCAAGCGGCCCCAGGTAATTCTGGCCGAGGACGAAACGCTGGAAGAAGAGAGCAGCCCAGCATTCCTGGAGACCCTGGTGGCCCTGGAAGAGGCTATCGCCTTCCTCGATCAGCGTTCCCGCGAGCGAGCGCGCGTGCTGCCGGTACCCCCTTCTCCCCTGCCCAAAGACCGACGCCTGCGCCCCATGCCCTTGCACATGCTGGTGCGGGCGGTAGAGCCCTTTGCTAGACGGGCCGAGCTTCACCTCGAGCCCGAGACCTTTGGCCTGCGCGAAGCCTGGGAGCGCATCAAGGGCTTTTTGTGGGGTGTGGGCCGGGCCCTGTTTAGCCGGATGCCTTTTCGTAGCTGGAGCGAACAAACGGTAGCTTTTGCCTCCCTCTTGGAAGCCAAGAAGCAGGGTGAGGTGGAGTTGTGGCAACAAGATAATTTTGGGGCGCTCGAGGTCGAGCTAATAACCAACCGCTAGCGCACTTCAATCACCAATTCTCAGGTGGGGTGGGCGTATAATCCCCGCCTACCGCCAGAGAATGTCCCGCCGGAGAGGGCAATACGGCATCAAGCTACATGTTTGC is a window encoding:
- a CDS encoding chromosome segregation protein ScpA; the encoded protein is MITLSFGNFSGTPRELSEQVRKGRIAAQDLPVLALTEQALAQVEALGLTERSELLPLLAELVLFKLRAFAKRPQVILAEDETLEEESSPAFLETLVALEEAIAFLDQRSRERARVLPVPPSPLPKDRRLRPMPLHMLVRAVEPFARRAELHLEPETFGLREAWERIKGFLWGVGRALFSRMPFRSWSEQTVAFASLLEAKKQGEVELWQQDNFGALEVELITNR